A window from Candidatus Margulisiibacteriota bacterium encodes these proteins:
- the rpsL gene encoding 30S ribosomal protein S12, with product MPTTNQMIRKGRGFKSTRSKAPALQGSPLRRGVCTRVYTTTPKKPNSALRKVARVRLTNHIEVTAYIPGVGHNLQEHSVVLVRGGRVKDLPGCRYHIVRGAFDTAGVEGRRQSRSKYGAKRPKAGGGASA from the coding sequence ATGCCGACTACCAACCAAATGATCCGGAAAGGACGAGGTTTCAAATCAACAAGGAGCAAGGCGCCGGCCTTGCAGGGTTCGCCCCTGCGCCGCGGCGTCTGCACCCGCGTTTACACGACCACGCCGAAAAAACCGAACTCGGCGCTGCGCAAGGTCGCCCGCGTCCGGCTGACCAACCACATCGAGGTCACCGCCTACATTCCGGGCGTCGGCCATAATCTGCAGGAACACTCGGTCGTGCTCGTCCGGGGAGGCCGCGTCAAGGACCTGCCGGGCTGCCGCTACCACATCGTGCGCGGCGCGTTCGATACGGCCGGCGTTGAAGGCCGCCGCCAGTCCCGCAGCAAGTACGGGGCGAAGCGGCCGAAAGCGGGAGGTGGCGCCAGTGCCTAG
- the rpsG gene encoding 30S ribosomal protein S7: MPRHGKTPKRKAQPDVIYNSVMVQKFINKMMIQGKKSKSENIFYRTMDEIKKRLNKEPLETFEKAMTNVSPLLEVKARRVGGATYQVPVEISRERAQAMAMQWLREGARERGGRSMVENLASELIDAANNAGVAIKNKETLHKTAEANKAFAHFRW; encoded by the coding sequence GTGCCTAGGCACGGAAAGACCCCCAAACGGAAAGCGCAGCCCGACGTCATTTACAACAGCGTCATGGTGCAGAAGTTCATCAATAAGATGATGATCCAGGGGAAGAAGAGCAAGTCGGAGAACATTTTCTACCGGACGATGGACGAGATCAAGAAGCGGCTGAACAAGGAGCCGCTGGAAACCTTCGAGAAAGCGATGACCAACGTCAGCCCGCTGCTCGAGGTCAAGGCGCGCCGCGTCGGCGGCGCCACTTACCAGGTCCCGGTGGAGATCTCCCGGGAGCGCGCCCAGGCGATGGCGATGCAGTGGCTGCGGGAAGGGGCCCGGGAGCGGGGCGGCCGGTCGATGGTCGAGAATTTGGCGAGCGAACTGATCGACGCCGCGAACAACGCCGGCGTGGCGATCAAGAACAAGGAAACGTTGCACAAGACGGCGGAGGCCAACAAGGCGTTCGCGCACTTTAGGTGGTAA
- the rplJ gene encoding 50S ribosomal protein L10, translating to MSEKAIAVKKKVVDELKEKISRATVMVVSDYHGYSVKQITELRKKLRPEGSELRIIKNTLIERAVDESGLGQIKEHLKGSTALLLGYKDAVAPLKVLVKFIKDNEKGSIRAGLVDKTLFNDKELNEMSKLPSREVLIGKVVGGFKSPLYGLANVLSGPIRKLVYAIDAIKKQKGGE from the coding sequence ATGAGCGAGAAAGCGATAGCGGTCAAGAAAAAGGTCGTTGACGAGCTGAAAGAGAAGATCTCCCGGGCGACCGTCATGGTCGTTTCCGATTACCACGGCTATTCGGTCAAGCAGATCACCGAGCTGCGCAAAAAACTGCGGCCGGAAGGGTCGGAACTGCGGATCATCAAGAACACTTTGATCGAGCGGGCGGTGGACGAAAGCGGTCTCGGCCAGATCAAGGAGCATCTCAAAGGTTCCACGGCGCTGCTGCTCGGCTACAAGGACGCGGTCGCCCCGCTCAAGGTCCTGGTCAAGTTCATAAAAGATAATGAAAAAGGGAGCATCCGCGCCGGCCTGGTGGACAAGACCCTCTTTAATGATAAAGAGTTGAACGAGATGTCCAAGCTGCCGTCCCGGGAAGTGCTCATCGGGAAAGTGGTCGGCGGCTTCAAGTCGCCGCTCTACGGCCTGGCTAACGTGTTGAGTGGCCCGATCCGCAAGCTGGTTTACGCGATTGACGCGATCAAGAAACAGAAAGGAGGCGAATAG
- the rplL gene encoding 50S ribosomal protein L7/L12: MAKVEEIITAVEGMTVLELNDLVKKLEEKFGVTAAAPVMMAGGGAAGGAAEAAVKEDFDVVLTAAGDKKIQVLKVLRELTGLGLKEAKDLVDNAPKTVKDKIKKEEAEELKKKLEAEGAKVEIK; encoded by the coding sequence ATGGCAAAAGTTGAAGAGATTATTACCGCAGTAGAGGGGATGACGGTCCTGGAGCTGAACGATCTGGTCAAGAAGCTGGAAGAGAAGTTCGGTGTCACCGCTGCCGCTCCGGTCATGATGGCCGGGGGAGGCGCAGCCGGTGGAGCCGCCGAAGCCGCCGTCAAGGAAGACTTTGACGTCGTGCTGACCGCGGCCGGCGACAAGAAGATCCAGGTCCTCAAGGTCCTGCGCGAACTGACCGGTCTCGGCCTTAAAGAGGCGAAAGACCTGGTCGACAACGCGCCCAAGACCGTGAAGGATAAGATCAAGAAGGAAGAGGCCGAAGAGCTGAAGAAAAAGCTCGAAGCTGAAGGAGCGAAGGTCGAGATCAAGTGA
- the rpoB gene encoding DNA-directed RNA polymerase subunit beta: MEPPDLLELQRDSFRWFLEEGLAEELKLVSPIKGFQGKLELSFSGKCSFGKPKYAPEDCLIRETTYAVPIKVESRLLNKESKEVKAQEVFIGDLPMMTERGTFIINGAERVIVSQLVRSPGVYYRESKRNERTGRVIYYATVIPDRGAWLEIETDAGGAIFARINRTRKIPVTMFLSAIGATEKEILAALPEGEFRRRSLKECPIMPHDESLVELYKRLRPGDPVTQEGAQVYLNNLFFNARRYDMGKVGRYKLNRKLGIKVPEEKQTLTKDDILAMVRYLIMINAGEGISDDIDHLGNRRIRAVGELLQRQIRVGLARVEKLVKEQMMVRGNEPVTPSQLVNIRPLQAVIKEFFGSSQLSQFMDQTNPLAELTHKRRLSALGPGGLNRERAGFEVRDIHPSHYGRICPIETPEGPNAGLIASLSTYARVNKYGFIETPYRRVDKGIVSGRLEYLTADIEDLHRIGSCDVKVNDNGKIIEDQVPVRYKREFVYAQPNEVDYVGVVPEQIVGITSALIPFIEHDDANRALMGANMQRQSVPLLETEAPIVGTGWEGKVARDSRTLITAKNAGKVSKVDATEITVTRGSTKDVYRLLTYGRSNQDTMLMQRPRVKVGDKVEDGDVLADSAATRDGELALGKNVLVAMMPMEGYNYEDAVILSERLVKKDLFTSIHIQRLEVEVRATKLGMEEITREIPNVGEDAVANLDERGVIVAGAEVEAGDILVGKVTPKGETELPAEEKLLRAIFGDKARDMRDTSLRVPPGESGKVIAVRTFSREQGDELPPGVHELVRVYIAQMRKISIGDKVAGRHGNKGVISRVLPEEDMPFLPDGTPVDVILNPLGVPSRMNIGQIFELLLGHAGKILGKHYELPPFDEAYEDNASIKIVEGELEAAAEKAGLKWLDKTGKVDLYDGRTGKTFGRKVAVGYMYLLKLIHLVDDKMHARSTGPYSLITQQPLGGKAQFGGQRFGEMEVWALEAYGAAHTLQEILTVKSDDVVGRSKVYEAILKGKSMGKPGTPESFKVLIKELRGLCLDIKTMSADGREVNVDEEVRASGERVPQIFGRGTGAGKLGD; encoded by the coding sequence GTGGAGCCGCCAGATCTGCTGGAGCTCCAGCGCGACTCTTTCCGCTGGTTCCTCGAAGAGGGGCTCGCGGAAGAGCTCAAGCTCGTTTCGCCGATCAAGGGCTTCCAGGGGAAGCTCGAGCTCTCTTTTTCCGGCAAGTGTTCCTTCGGGAAACCGAAGTACGCGCCGGAAGATTGCCTGATCCGCGAGACCACCTATGCCGTCCCGATCAAGGTTGAGTCCCGCCTCCTGAACAAGGAGAGCAAAGAGGTCAAAGCGCAGGAAGTCTTTATCGGCGACCTGCCGATGATGACCGAGCGCGGGACGTTCATCATCAACGGGGCGGAACGCGTGATCGTTTCCCAGCTCGTCCGGTCGCCCGGCGTCTACTACCGCGAATCCAAGCGGAACGAGCGGACCGGCCGGGTCATTTACTACGCCACGGTCATTCCCGACCGGGGCGCCTGGCTGGAGATCGAGACCGACGCGGGCGGCGCCATTTTCGCGCGCATCAACCGGACCCGCAAGATCCCGGTCACCATGTTCCTGTCGGCGATCGGCGCGACCGAGAAAGAGATCCTGGCCGCCCTGCCGGAAGGCGAGTTTCGCCGGCGCTCCCTGAAGGAATGCCCGATCATGCCCCACGACGAATCCCTGGTCGAGCTGTACAAGCGGCTCCGGCCCGGCGATCCGGTAACCCAGGAAGGGGCCCAGGTTTACCTGAACAACCTCTTCTTCAACGCCCGCCGGTACGACATGGGGAAGGTCGGCCGGTACAAACTGAACCGCAAGCTCGGCATCAAGGTGCCGGAAGAGAAGCAAACGCTGACCAAGGACGACATCCTGGCGATGGTCCGCTACCTGATCATGATCAACGCCGGTGAAGGGATCTCGGACGACATCGACCATCTGGGCAACCGCCGCATCCGCGCGGTGGGCGAGCTGCTGCAGCGCCAGATCCGCGTCGGCCTGGCCCGCGTGGAAAAATTGGTCAAGGAACAGATGATGGTCAGGGGGAACGAACCGGTCACCCCGAGCCAGCTGGTCAACATCCGCCCGCTGCAAGCGGTCATCAAGGAATTTTTCGGCTCGAGCCAGCTCTCCCAGTTCATGGACCAGACCAACCCACTGGCAGAACTGACTCACAAGCGGCGGCTCTCGGCGCTCGGCCCCGGCGGTCTCAACCGCGAACGGGCCGGTTTCGAGGTCCGCGACATCCACCCGTCCCACTACGGGCGCATCTGCCCGATCGAGACGCCCGAAGGCCCGAACGCCGGGTTGATCGCGTCGCTCTCGACCTACGCCCGGGTCAATAAATACGGCTTCATCGAGACCCCTTACCGCCGCGTCGATAAAGGGATCGTTTCCGGCCGCCTCGAGTACCTGACCGCCGATATTGAAGACCTCCACCGGATCGGTTCCTGCGACGTCAAGGTCAACGATAACGGCAAGATCATCGAGGACCAGGTGCCGGTCCGCTACAAGCGGGAATTCGTCTACGCCCAACCGAACGAGGTCGACTATGTCGGCGTCGTGCCGGAACAGATCGTCGGTATTACCAGCGCCCTGATCCCGTTCATCGAACACGACGACGCCAACCGCGCCCTGATGGGCGCCAACATGCAGCGCCAATCGGTGCCGCTGCTCGAGACCGAAGCGCCGATCGTCGGCACCGGGTGGGAAGGGAAGGTCGCCCGCGATTCCCGCACCCTGATCACCGCCAAGAACGCCGGTAAGGTTTCCAAGGTCGACGCGACCGAGATCACCGTGACCCGCGGTTCGACCAAAGACGTCTACCGCCTACTGACCTACGGCCGGAGCAACCAGGACACCATGCTGATGCAGCGGCCGCGCGTCAAGGTCGGCGACAAGGTCGAGGACGGCGACGTCCTGGCCGACAGCGCCGCCACCCGCGACGGCGAACTGGCGCTCGGCAAGAACGTCCTGGTCGCCATGATGCCGATGGAAGGCTATAACTACGAAGACGCGGTCATCCTGTCCGAACGGCTGGTCAAGAAAGACCTGTTCACCTCGATCCACATCCAGCGGCTGGAGGTCGAGGTCCGCGCCACCAAGCTGGGCATGGAAGAGATCACCCGCGAGATCCCCAACGTCGGGGAAGACGCGGTCGCCAATCTCGATGAGCGCGGCGTCATCGTGGCCGGCGCCGAAGTCGAGGCCGGCGATATCCTGGTCGGCAAAGTCACCCCGAAAGGCGAGACCGAACTGCCGGCCGAAGAAAAACTGCTCCGCGCCATTTTCGGCGACAAGGCCCGCGACATGCGCGACACCTCGCTGCGCGTCCCGCCCGGCGAGAGCGGCAAGGTCATTGCCGTCCGCACTTTCTCCCGCGAACAGGGCGACGAGCTGCCGCCGGGAGTGCACGAGCTGGTCCGCGTTTACATCGCGCAGATGCGCAAGATCTCGATCGGCGACAAGGTCGCCGGCCGCCACGGTAACAAGGGCGTGATCTCCCGGGTCCTGCCGGAAGAAGACATGCCGTTCCTGCCGGACGGCACCCCGGTCGACGTTATCCTGAACCCGCTCGGCGTTCCTTCCCGGATGAACATCGGCCAGATCTTTGAGCTGCTGCTCGGGCATGCCGGCAAGATCCTCGGCAAGCATTACGAGCTGCCGCCTTTTGACGAAGCGTACGAGGACAATGCCTCGATCAAGATCGTCGAAGGCGAGCTGGAAGCGGCGGCGGAAAAAGCCGGGCTCAAATGGCTCGATAAGACCGGCAAGGTCGATCTTTATGACGGCCGCACCGGCAAGACGTTCGGCCGCAAGGTCGCCGTCGGTTACATGTACCTGTTAAAGCTGATCCACTTGGTGGACGACAAGATGCACGCCCGCTCCACCGGCCCGTACTCGCTGATCACCCAGCAGCCGCTCGGCGGCAAGGCGCAGTTCGGCGGCCAGCGCTTCGGTGAGATGGAGGTCTGGGCGCTGGAAGCTTACGGCGCCGCGCACACGCTGCAGGAGATCCTGACCGTCAAGTCCGACGACGTCGTCGGCCGGTCCAAAGTTTACGAAGCGATCCTGAAGGGGAAGAGCATGGGCAAACCGGGCACGCCGGAATCGTTCAAGGTCCTGATCAAGGAGTTGCGCGGGCTTTGCCTGGATATCAAGACCATGAGTGCGGATGGCCGCGAGGTCAACGTTGACGAGGAGGTCAGGGCGTCAGGCGAACGCGTGCCGCAGATCTTCGGCCGCGGCACAGGAGCTGGTAAACTTGGCGATTAA
- the rpoC gene encoding DNA-directed RNA polymerase subunit beta': protein MAIKKYEEKEFSYIKIGIASSEQVLSWSHGEVEKPETINYRTFKPERRGLFDEKIFGPVKDWECHCGKYRRVRYRGIVCERCGVEVTTSRVRRERMGHIRLVEPVAHIWFLRGVPSYISLLLDVSTRALEEVIYYDAYIITEITGEVKRLKVGTILREADYQEAVEKYGNKFKAETGARAVRELLAKVDMPALVAKLRRDLKGSVGQKRMKIIKRLRVAESFQKSGNRPEWMIMEVLPVIPPDLRPMVQLEGGRFATSDLNDLYRRVLNRNNRLKKMINMGAPEMIIRNEKRMLQEAVDVLIDNGRRKRAVTGSSGRPLKSLTDGIEGKQGRFRQNLLGKRTDYSGRSVIVVGPSLKLHQCGLPKGMALELFKPFVIRKLVDRGIAQNVKSAKRMIERQEVLVWDILEEVIKGHPVMLNRAPTLHRLGIQAFEPVLVEGKAIQIHPLVCPAFNADFDGDQMAVHVPLLPEAQVEARILMLSSNNVLSPASGRPVITPTQDMVLGTYYMTVENDRETLGKGLIFANDWEAMVANDLEEVHLHAPVKVRRHGQVIETTVGRIKFNNTLNRVLAQRGITEEYPYLNKVLGKKELEALVSDCYVRYGAAATAGIADEIKRLGFKYATLAGVSIAIDDLIVPARKKEIVEKADHQIARLEQHFREGSLSSKEKFIRSLDIWGAVTEEITALMLKEMDKLNSVYMMAFSGARGNVQQVRQLNGIRGLMADPFGNIINIPIKANFKEGLNVTEYFISSYGARKGLVDTALRTADSGYLTRRLVDVAQDVMVTEEDCGTDKGIDLLTVREGYEEVIPLAQRLVNRIPTKDVKDILSSKTLAKAGEMMNAETARLIAEAGVERVEVRSVLTCQTKKGLCQKCYGRDLSTLGMVNIGEAVGTIAAQSIGEPGTQLTMRTFHIGGVALHKAAKTAIKAKHTGTVHFGEGIEIRDVADELGTKQKVISRSSTIYIKIKDKKEEYIMPLGSILKIKEGDKISHGDTLAEYDPTFEHVVSSSPGKVMFLGLDLTTQRKERVAKKDGEVFVYNPKVVKEYDVPKDSQLFVKVGDKAKAGDELAAGLVCKTIGSIIAASKSAVTVAPGESYMIIAGSRLFVEDGDAVESYDFIARVESIRRDPSKTRDIIQGLPRVEELFEARRPKEPAILSEIDGLVNVSEREGVRVVTIKNAKDPAKEYLVPYETRLRVTTNDKVHCGMQITEGTVNPHDVLRILSVRAAQSFLVDEIQKIYRAQGVTIADKHIETIVRQMTRKVRVVNSGDTTLLPGELIDTKVLEEANEKIKGEKAEGTEVLLGITKASLSTDSFFSAASFQETARVLTDAAVKGRIDEMYGLKENVIIGKIIPAGTGFIGYRNLELVPTVGDVTEMEEETTKQEE from the coding sequence TTGGCGATTAAGAAATACGAGGAAAAAGAGTTCAGCTACATCAAGATCGGCATCGCGTCGAGCGAACAGGTCCTCTCCTGGTCGCACGGCGAGGTCGAAAAGCCCGAGACGATCAATTACCGCACTTTCAAGCCGGAGCGCCGCGGCCTGTTCGACGAAAAGATCTTCGGCCCGGTCAAGGACTGGGAGTGCCATTGCGGCAAGTATCGCCGGGTCCGCTACCGCGGCATCGTTTGCGAACGGTGCGGCGTCGAGGTCACCACTTCCCGCGTCCGCCGCGAGCGGATGGGGCATATCCGCCTCGTTGAGCCGGTCGCCCACATCTGGTTCCTGCGCGGCGTGCCGAGCTACATCAGCCTGCTGCTCGACGTTTCCACCCGGGCGCTGGAAGAGGTCATTTATTACGACGCTTACATTATCACCGAGATCACCGGCGAAGTTAAACGGCTTAAGGTCGGCACCATCCTGCGCGAAGCCGATTACCAGGAAGCGGTCGAAAAATACGGCAACAAGTTCAAGGCCGAGACCGGCGCCCGCGCCGTCCGCGAACTGCTGGCCAAAGTCGACATGCCCGCCCTGGTGGCCAAGCTCCGCCGCGACCTGAAAGGTTCGGTCGGCCAGAAGCGGATGAAGATCATTAAGCGGCTGCGCGTCGCCGAATCGTTCCAGAAATCCGGCAACCGGCCGGAATGGATGATCATGGAAGTCCTGCCGGTCATCCCGCCCGACCTGCGGCCGATGGTCCAGCTCGAAGGAGGCCGTTTCGCCACTTCCGACCTGAACGATCTTTACCGCCGCGTGCTGAACCGGAACAACCGGCTCAAAAAGATGATCAACATGGGCGCGCCCGAAATGATCATCCGCAACGAGAAGCGGATGCTGCAGGAGGCCGTCGACGTCCTGATCGACAACGGCCGCCGCAAACGGGCCGTGACCGGCTCGTCCGGCCGCCCGCTCAAGTCCCTGACCGATGGGATCGAAGGCAAACAGGGCCGCTTCCGGCAGAACCTGCTCGGTAAACGGACCGACTATTCCGGCCGCTCGGTCATCGTCGTCGGCCCGTCGCTCAAGCTCCACCAGTGCGGCCTCCCCAAGGGGATGGCGCTGGAGCTCTTCAAACCGTTCGTCATTCGCAAGCTCGTTGACCGGGGGATCGCCCAGAACGTCAAGTCCGCCAAGCGGATGATCGAGCGGCAGGAAGTGCTCGTTTGGGATATCCTGGAAGAGGTCATCAAGGGGCATCCCGTCATGCTGAACCGCGCGCCGACCCTCCACCGCCTCGGCATCCAGGCGTTCGAGCCGGTCCTGGTGGAAGGCAAGGCGATCCAGATCCATCCGCTCGTCTGCCCGGCGTTCAACGCCGACTTCGACGGCGACCAGATGGCCGTGCACGTGCCGCTCCTGCCGGAAGCGCAGGTCGAGGCGCGGATCCTGATGCTTTCGTCCAATAACGTCCTGTCGCCGGCGTCGGGCCGCCCGGTCATCACCCCGACCCAGGACATGGTCCTCGGCACTTATTACATGACGGTAGAGAACGACCGCGAGACGCTCGGCAAGGGGCTGATCTTCGCCAACGATTGGGAGGCGATGGTCGCCAACGACCTGGAAGAGGTCCACCTGCACGCGCCGGTCAAGGTCCGCCGCCACGGCCAGGTGATCGAGACGACCGTCGGCCGGATCAAGTTCAACAACACGCTGAACCGGGTCCTCGCCCAGCGGGGGATCACCGAAGAATATCCTTACTTGAACAAAGTGCTCGGCAAGAAAGAGCTGGAAGCGCTGGTTTCCGACTGCTACGTCCGTTACGGCGCGGCCGCCACGGCCGGGATCGCCGACGAGATCAAGCGGCTCGGCTTCAAGTACGCCACGCTGGCCGGCGTCTCCATCGCCATCGACGACCTGATCGTCCCGGCCCGGAAAAAAGAGATCGTCGAGAAGGCCGACCACCAGATCGCCCGGCTGGAGCAGCATTTCCGCGAAGGGTCGCTGTCGTCCAAGGAAAAATTCATCCGCTCGCTCGACATCTGGGGCGCGGTCACCGAAGAGATCACCGCCCTGATGCTGAAGGAGATGGACAAGCTCAATTCCGTTTACATGATGGCGTTCTCCGGCGCCCGCGGCAACGTCCAGCAGGTCCGCCAGCTGAACGGTATCCGCGGCCTGATGGCCGATCCGTTCGGCAACATCATCAACATCCCGATCAAAGCGAACTTTAAAGAAGGCCTGAACGTCACCGAATATTTCATTTCCTCATACGGCGCGCGCAAAGGGTTGGTCGACACCGCCCTGCGTACCGCCGATTCCGGCTACCTGACCCGCCGCCTCGTGGACGTGGCGCAGGACGTTATGGTGACCGAGGAAGATTGCGGGACCGACAAGGGCATTGATCTATTAACCGTCCGCGAAGGGTACGAAGAGGTCATTCCGCTGGCGCAGCGGCTGGTCAACCGGATCCCGACCAAGGATGTCAAGGATATCCTCTCCAGTAAAACACTGGCCAAGGCGGGCGAGATGATGAACGCGGAAACCGCCCGCCTGATCGCCGAGGCCGGGGTGGAGAGGGTCGAGGTCCGTTCCGTCTTGACCTGCCAGACCAAGAAAGGCCTGTGCCAGAAGTGCTACGGCCGCGACCTGTCGACGCTCGGCATGGTCAACATCGGCGAAGCGGTCGGCACCATTGCCGCCCAGTCGATCGGCGAGCCGGGCACCCAGCTGACCATGAGAACCTTCCACATCGGCGGCGTCGCGCTGCACAAGGCGGCCAAGACGGCGATCAAGGCGAAGCACACCGGCACCGTTCACTTCGGCGAAGGGATCGAGATCCGCGACGTAGCCGACGAGCTCGGGACCAAACAGAAAGTGATCTCCCGCAGCTCCACCATCTACATCAAGATCAAGGACAAGAAAGAAGAGTACATCATGCCGCTCGGCTCGATCCTCAAGATTAAGGAAGGGGACAAGATCAGCCACGGCGACACTCTGGCCGAGTACGATCCGACCTTTGAGCACGTCGTTTCCAGCTCGCCGGGCAAGGTCATGTTCCTCGGCCTCGACCTCACCACCCAGCGCAAGGAGCGGGTGGCCAAGAAGGACGGCGAAGTTTTCGTTTATAACCCGAAGGTCGTCAAGGAATACGACGTACCCAAGGATTCCCAGCTCTTCGTCAAGGTCGGCGACAAGGCCAAGGCGGGCGACGAGCTCGCGGCCGGCCTGGTCTGCAAAACGATCGGCTCGATCATCGCGGCGAGCAAGAGCGCGGTCACGGTGGCGCCGGGCGAAAGCTACATGATCATCGCCGGCTCCCGGCTCTTTGTCGAAGACGGCGACGCGGTCGAAAGCTACGATTTCATCGCCCGGGTCGAATCGATCCGCCGCGATCCCTCCAAGACGCGGGACATCATTCAAGGTCTGCCCCGCGTCGAAGAGCTCTTCGAGGCGCGCCGGCCGAAAGAACCGGCGATCCTCTCCGAGATCGACGGTCTGGTCAACGTGTCGGAGCGCGAAGGGGTCAGGGTCGTGACGATCAAGAACGCCAAGGACCCGGCCAAAGAATACCTGGTGCCGTACGAGACCCGCCTGCGCGTCACCACCAACGACAAGGTCCACTGCGGCATGCAGATCACCGAAGGGACGGTCAACCCGCATGACGTCCTGCGGATCCTCAGCGTGCGGGCCGCCCAGAGCTTCCTGGTCGACGAGATCCAGAAGATCTACCGGGCCCAGGGCGTGACCATCGCCGACAAGCACATTGAAACGATCGTCCGGCAAATGACCCGCAAGGTCCGCGTCGTCAACTCGGGCGACACGACCCTCTTGCCGGGCGAGCTGATCGATACCAAGGTGCTGGAAGAAGCCAACGAAAAGATCAAGGGCGAGAAGGCCGAAGGGACGGAGGTCCTGCTCGGGATCACCAAAGCATCGCTCTCGACCGACAGCTTCTTCTCGGCCGCTTCGTTCCAGGAAACCGCGCGGGTCCTGACCGATGCCGCGGTCAAGGGGCGGATCGACGAGATGTACGGCCTGAAAGAGAACGTCATCATCGGCAAGATCATCCCGGCCGGGACCGGCTTTATCGGGTACCGCAATTTAGAACTGGTCCCGACCGTGGGCGACGTGACCGAGATGGAAGAAGAAACGACCAAGCAGGAGGAGTAA